The following are from one region of the Paraglaciecola sp. L1A13 genome:
- a CDS encoding multifunctional CCA addition/repair protein → MQVYLVGGAVRDKLLNRQIKDKDWVVVGASVADMLAKGYQQVGKDFPVFLHPTTQQEYALARTERKVGQGYAGFECDTSPNVTLEQDLMRRDLTVNAMAMDDAGNIIDPFDGQGDLNKRILRHVSNAFVEDPLRVLRVARFAARYASYGFTIADETKVLMREISQSGELANLSAERVWVETAKSLLEDTPQVYFETLRECTALKVWFAELDCLWGIPNPAKWHPEIDTGIHTMMVLEQSVRVSKKLSVRFAALVHDLGKGLTPPEEWPSHRGHEKRGLAPINTLCERLKVPNDCRDLALLMSEFHSHVHHAFKLKAATINDFLDKCDVWRKPERFADLLLACTADAKGRTGFEERPYPNADYIWQAYLLAKEVNVQEIVQAGYKGVEIKQQLSQKRIHAIAANVA, encoded by the coding sequence ATGCAGGTATATTTAGTCGGTGGGGCGGTGCGCGATAAACTCCTTAATCGCCAGATAAAAGATAAAGACTGGGTTGTTGTGGGTGCGAGCGTAGCGGACATGCTTGCTAAGGGTTACCAGCAGGTAGGTAAAGATTTCCCGGTATTTCTGCACCCAACCACCCAACAAGAATATGCCTTGGCTCGCACTGAACGCAAAGTAGGTCAAGGTTATGCGGGTTTTGAATGCGATACATCGCCCAATGTCACCCTTGAGCAAGACTTAATGCGCCGGGATCTTACGGTGAATGCCATGGCTATGGATGACGCTGGAAATATCATCGACCCATTTGATGGTCAAGGCGATCTTAATAAGCGTATTTTACGCCATGTATCGAACGCTTTTGTTGAAGATCCCCTGCGCGTTTTACGCGTCGCTCGCTTCGCTGCACGCTATGCAAGTTACGGATTTACCATTGCCGATGAAACCAAAGTACTCATGCGCGAGATTAGCCAATCGGGTGAACTTGCGAATTTAAGCGCCGAACGTGTGTGGGTCGAAACGGCTAAAAGCCTGCTTGAAGATACCCCGCAAGTGTATTTTGAGACATTGCGCGAGTGCACTGCGTTAAAGGTATGGTTTGCTGAATTAGATTGTTTATGGGGCATACCAAACCCGGCCAAATGGCATCCAGAAATAGATACCGGTATTCATACCATGATGGTACTTGAGCAATCTGTACGCGTATCGAAGAAACTTAGTGTGCGTTTTGCCGCCTTAGTACACGACTTGGGCAAGGGTTTAACTCCACCAGAAGAATGGCCATCACACCGCGGGCATGAAAAACGTGGCCTCGCGCCCATTAACACCCTTTGTGAGCGGCTAAAAGTACCCAATGACTGTCGTGATTTAGCGTTATTAATGAGTGAATTTCATAGTCATGTGCATCACGCGTTTAAGCTCAAAGCCGCCACGATTAATGATTTTTTAGACAAATGTGACGTGTGGCGAAAACCTGAGCGCTTTGCTGATTTATTGTTGGCCTGCACTGCGGATGCGAAAGGGCGAACCGGCTTTGAAGAGCGCCCCTACCCCAACGCAGATTATATTTGGCAAGCCTATTTGCTCGCCAAAGAGGTCAACGTACAAGAAATAGTGCAAGCAGGTTACAAAGGCGTGGAAATAAAACAGCAACTCAGTCAAAAACGCATTCATGCTATTGCCGCAAACGTGGCATAA
- a CDS encoding response regulator: MAAQKILIVEDEENIAEVLIAYSKQQGFSTHHFNSGIGVTNYVKHNPVDLILLDLMIPEVDGIQLCKQIRAFSSIPIIMVTAKSSEIDRLLGLELGADDYICKPFSPKEVMARIKAVLRRANPNPSQVITHSGFALNKEGYVASLHGKNIALTAVEFNIFLLLISHVGRVFSREDIIKHVYNDTIDISDRNIDTHIKNIRKKMTEIEVGVNPIVAVYSVGYKFEYQRDI, translated from the coding sequence ATGGCAGCGCAAAAAATACTTATTGTTGAAGACGAAGAAAATATTGCAGAAGTACTTATTGCTTACAGTAAACAACAAGGTTTCAGCACACATCATTTCAACAGCGGTATAGGCGTGACGAACTATGTGAAGCATAACCCTGTAGATTTAATTTTACTTGATTTGATGATCCCAGAAGTAGATGGCATACAGTTATGTAAGCAAATTAGGGCTTTTTCAAGCATACCTATCATTATGGTCACGGCAAAAAGCTCAGAAATAGACCGTTTATTAGGGTTAGAACTCGGTGCCGATGACTACATATGTAAACCCTTTAGCCCTAAGGAAGTCATGGCTAGAATAAAGGCCGTATTGAGAAGAGCAAACCCAAACCCAAGCCAAGTGATTACCCATTCAGGCTTTGCGTTAAACAAAGAGGGTTATGTAGCATCGCTTCACGGTAAGAATATTGCTCTCACAGCTGTGGAGTTTAACATTTTCTTGTTGTTAATAAGTCATGTTGGGCGGGTGTTTAGCCGCGAGGATATTATCAAGCATGTTTATAACGACACGATTGATATCTCGGATCGTAACATTGATACACATATTAAAAATATTCGAAAAAAAATGACTGAGATTGAAGTTGGGGTAAATCCAATTGTCGCAGTTTACAGTGTGGGTTATAAATTTGAATACCAAAGAGATATCTAA
- a CDS encoding NUDIX domain-containing protein: protein MKKHQEHIVCIKSETVKNREHGFVEYELNSADLMLGQRASLEKDDTFRQLLPISVFTHKGKVWAYERTNKGGENRLHNKIAVAVGGHWDLDDLVIKGSIINLHESLKQTMQRELKEEVNLTSNIIKTMELEKKICADDTEVDRHHIAVVYVHELDGEGVNSSEEQLKTVGFVSPTELLSGKYNIEAWARIICEILTKVKNNNFL, encoded by the coding sequence ATGAAAAAACACCAAGAACACATTGTGTGCATTAAATCTGAGACTGTAAAAAACCGCGAACATGGATTTGTTGAGTACGAACTAAATAGCGCTGATCTGATGCTTGGACAGCGAGCATCTCTTGAGAAAGATGATACCTTCCGCCAACTTTTACCTATTTCTGTATTCACTCACAAAGGGAAAGTTTGGGCATATGAACGTACTAATAAAGGCGGTGAGAACCGATTACATAACAAAATAGCTGTAGCTGTAGGGGGACATTGGGATCTAGATGACCTTGTCATAAAAGGTAGTATCATTAATTTACATGAGTCTCTAAAGCAAACAATGCAAAGGGAACTTAAGGAAGAAGTAAATCTGACATCGAATATTATAAAAACGATGGAACTCGAAAAAAAGATTTGTGCAGATGATACCGAAGTTGATAGACATCATATCGCTGTAGTTTATGTTCATGAACTTGACGGCGAAGGTGTAAATTCATCGGAAGAGCAATTGAAGACTGTGGGTTTTGTTTCTCCTACTGAGTTACTTTCTGGTAAATATAATATTGAGGCTTGGGCAAGAATTATTTGTGAGATTCTAACAAAAGTAAAAAACAATAACTTCTTGTAG
- a CDS encoding deoxycytidine deaminase, which yields MVVVGENLKGLIQASQICSDDLFDEFSIKVNLNRIVFRLNPDKNEPIKYGAQSVDEYYKEEELTGGDLTLASGECVLACSAQDINMPLGYIGFVQTKGTLARLFVAAQCADAQIEPGFSGRVTLELMNQSPFDVVIPVGASIAQIYIMRCSTDNSKPYNGKYQKSGLPTLPLPFN from the coding sequence ATGGTTGTTGTAGGTGAAAATCTGAAGGGCTTGATTCAAGCAAGCCAAATTTGCAGTGACGATTTATTTGATGAGTTCTCTATCAAGGTGAATTTGAATCGTATCGTGTTTCGCTTGAACCCTGATAAAAATGAGCCGATTAAATACGGAGCTCAATCTGTAGACGAATATTATAAAGAGGAAGAATTAACTGGAGGTGATCTTACATTAGCTTCTGGGGAATGTGTTTTAGCATGCAGTGCCCAAGACATAAATATGCCACTGGGATATATTGGTTTTGTTCAGACAAAGGGAACTCTAGCTAGATTATTTGTTGCAGCGCAATGCGCTGATGCGCAGATAGAGCCGGGGTTTTCTGGGAGAGTAACTTTAGAATTAATGAATCAGTCTCCTTTTGATGTAGTCATACCAGTAGGGGCAAGTATCGCTCAAATCTATATAATGAGATGTAGCACTGATAATAGTAAACCTTATAACGGGAAATATCAGAAGAGCGGGCTCCCAACTTTGCCACTTCCTTTTAATTAA
- the srmB gene encoding ATP-dependent RNA helicase SrmB: MFEQLDLDDELCRAVAELGYIEPTSIQQLVIPAAMEGKDILASAPTGTGKTAAFLLPVCQFILDYPRRGIGSTRILILTPTRELAQQVYNQALELSKYTDIVCGVITGGINYGTDRDTLEKNLDILVATPGRLFEHIEQESFDCRDIECLILDEADRMLDMGFSSIVNQISAEARWRKQSMLFSATLEGAGISRFAKDILNDPVELEAAPSRKEQGKIHQWLHLADDAKHKYALLKHILTHQVESAVVFVKTRDRLNELKQVLERDGFIVCWLQGEMPQDKRNLSMAKFRSGEVKILIATDVAARGIDVENISHVINYDMPRTADIYVHRIGRTGRAGNKGTAISIVEAHDIAIVPKIERYTEQPLKRRVIDELRPKNKEAKPPAKKKMSNRAKKAAGVPLKKKAKKKKNKS; the protein is encoded by the coding sequence ATGTTTGAGCAACTAGACCTAGATGATGAACTTTGCCGCGCAGTCGCTGAGTTAGGCTACATAGAACCCACCAGTATTCAGCAGTTGGTTATTCCAGCAGCGATGGAAGGCAAAGATATTCTTGCCTCAGCCCCTACGGGTACGGGCAAAACAGCAGCATTTTTATTGCCTGTTTGCCAATTTATATTAGATTACCCTCGTCGCGGTATTGGCTCGACGCGGATTTTAATCTTAACGCCGACTCGTGAGCTGGCCCAGCAGGTTTATAATCAAGCCTTAGAGCTAAGCAAATACACGGATATCGTCTGCGGTGTGATTACAGGTGGTATTAACTACGGCACAGACAGAGACACACTAGAAAAAAATCTCGATATTCTAGTCGCGACCCCAGGCCGTTTATTCGAACACATTGAACAAGAAAGTTTTGATTGTCGTGATATTGAATGCCTTATTTTAGATGAAGCCGACCGTATGCTTGATATGGGCTTTTCATCAATCGTAAACCAGATTTCTGCTGAAGCTCGCTGGCGCAAACAAAGCATGCTGTTTTCAGCCACTCTCGAAGGTGCTGGCATTAGCCGCTTTGCAAAAGATATTCTGAATGATCCCGTTGAACTTGAAGCGGCTCCTAGCCGAAAAGAACAAGGTAAAATTCATCAGTGGCTTCACCTAGCTGACGACGCGAAACACAAATATGCTCTACTCAAACATATTCTCACTCATCAGGTTGAGTCAGCAGTCGTGTTTGTTAAAACTCGCGACCGTCTGAACGAATTAAAGCAGGTATTAGAGCGTGACGGTTTTATTGTATGTTGGTTACAAGGTGAGATGCCGCAAGATAAACGTAATTTATCCATGGCTAAATTTCGCTCCGGTGAAGTCAAAATACTGATCGCCACCGATGTAGCTGCCAGAGGCATTGATGTAGAAAACATCAGCCACGTTATTAACTACGACATGCCACGCACTGCTGATATATATGTACACCGTATTGGTCGTACAGGTCGCGCAGGCAACAAAGGCACCGCTATTTCGATCGTGGAAGCACACGATATCGCAATCGTGCCTAAAATTGAACGTTACACGGAGCAGCCCCTTAAACGCCGTGTGATTGATGAGCTGCGCCCAAAAAACAAAGAGGCTAAACCACCAGCCAAGAAAAAAATGAGTAACCGCGCCAAAAAAGCGGCGGGTGTACCCTTGAAGAAAAAAGCTAAGAAGAAAAAGAACAAAAGCTAA
- a CDS encoding ABC transporter substrate-binding protein, whose translation MRLLNTDYRDYGHITDMLAKELHCITAILISVSCMWLSFISHASELKIQSTSKASQQSEPLENRTFVASVSGTSPALVNSTSERIRLATGKGYYPYVSQRLPQGGWSQALVTGTFLEMGHKVDIHTLPWGRGQMWTEEKRFLGTFPYVYSAQRAEKFFFSTAINYISVRFYVAKTSNITDVQQLKNKRLCLPFGYSDDFVDDGVIEKLNLKINRVLDGAACIGHVQRGWSDAGLTNSYVSLNEVSNNRLNDSELRVLPTDLEKVDLHFIISKSYPDAHAWIEKFNHAFNTLSKDGRKGAIDQKFMQLIDLQ comes from the coding sequence ATGCGATTACTGAACACCGATTATCGCGATTATGGACACATAACAGACATGTTAGCCAAGGAACTGCACTGCATCACTGCTATATTGATATCAGTGTCTTGCATGTGGCTAAGTTTTATCAGCCACGCAAGTGAATTAAAAATTCAGAGTACGTCAAAGGCCAGCCAGCAGAGCGAGCCACTAGAAAACCGTACTTTTGTGGCGAGTGTCTCTGGTACTTCTCCCGCGCTTGTAAATTCGACCAGTGAACGGATCAGATTGGCAACGGGAAAAGGTTATTATCCTTATGTCTCTCAACGATTGCCTCAGGGGGGATGGTCACAAGCTTTGGTTACAGGCACATTTTTAGAAATGGGTCATAAGGTTGATATTCATACTTTACCTTGGGGGCGCGGTCAGATGTGGACCGAAGAAAAACGATTTTTAGGAACATTTCCCTATGTTTATTCTGCGCAAAGAGCAGAGAAATTTTTCTTTTCCACTGCGATTAATTATATTTCTGTGCGTTTCTATGTAGCTAAGACTTCCAATATCACTGATGTTCAGCAGTTAAAAAATAAGCGTTTATGTCTTCCTTTTGGGTATAGCGACGATTTTGTCGATGATGGTGTCATTGAAAAACTAAATTTAAAGATAAATCGGGTACTTGATGGCGCAGCATGTATTGGCCACGTACAACGGGGGTGGAGCGATGCAGGGCTAACCAACAGTTATGTATCGTTAAATGAGGTAAGTAATAATCGGTTGAATGATAGCGAGTTACGCGTGCTACCTACAGACCTAGAAAAAGTCGATTTGCATTTTATTATTTCTAAATCTTACCCTGATGCCCACGCTTGGATTGAAAAATTCAATCACGCATTTAACACCCTATCTAAAGATGGCCGCAAAGGTGCCATAGACCAAAAATTTATGCAGTTAATCGATCTCCAATAA
- a CDS encoding general secretion pathway protein GspB: protein MDNIVNIDALLPGMVIVKITQQNGPIKIRKSGLVTSMEMVIGLGEMGVQQVEIDPAQTVEIDKPKVQKSQTQKLLESERLSEHGANAAVSDQFNRSLFLPSVQALPSRWHYYAKPLMQGFLVICIGFALGWGASVAPTWLVKLDMTGETIQINDNEHIDLAPQAANSNPAGTKLVVTQTSEGAKDVVSPETLPISKTETVNTSPNATQPKQAQSERAAKTDRNESQGEMVNTVNSASNWNNGTDESSSRISADLLKRFEKAITEIDNEPNKPFETTQTKSEDTPRIDQLPAWVLTRLPPMIFSMHMYSSSEQDRWVEVNNRRLHEGDMIDNKVRIEHIEQQNVILNFQGQTFSMSALSEW from the coding sequence TTGGATAATATCGTAAACATAGACGCGTTATTGCCTGGCATGGTGATTGTTAAAATTACCCAACAGAATGGCCCGATAAAAATACGTAAGTCAGGCCTAGTAACCAGTATGGAAATGGTCATTGGGCTCGGTGAGATGGGGGTTCAACAAGTGGAGATTGACCCAGCACAAACCGTCGAAATAGATAAACCAAAAGTACAAAAGTCACAGACGCAAAAGCTATTAGAAAGTGAGCGTTTAAGTGAGCATGGCGCAAATGCGGCTGTGTCTGATCAGTTCAATCGCAGCTTATTTCTGCCATCAGTGCAAGCATTGCCGTCACGGTGGCATTACTATGCGAAGCCGTTAATGCAAGGTTTTCTGGTTATTTGCATCGGTTTTGCATTGGGGTGGGGTGCGTCAGTTGCGCCAACGTGGCTGGTAAAGCTTGATATGACAGGGGAAACGATACAAATCAATGATAACGAACATATTGATTTAGCGCCGCAAGCGGCCAATTCAAATCCTGCGGGCACTAAGCTTGTTGTTACCCAAACTAGTGAAGGGGCAAAAGATGTCGTCAGTCCTGAAACGCTTCCAATTTCGAAAACTGAAACGGTCAATACCTCGCCAAATGCTACTCAGCCCAAGCAAGCACAATCAGAGCGCGCAGCCAAAACAGATCGTAACGAATCACAAGGTGAAATGGTAAACACGGTTAATAGTGCGAGTAACTGGAATAATGGGACGGATGAATCGAGTTCTAGAATCTCAGCAGATTTACTAAAACGATTTGAAAAAGCCATTACCGAAATAGACAATGAACCGAATAAACCGTTTGAAACAACTCAAACGAAAAGCGAAGACACTCCCCGTATTGATCAGTTGCCAGCTTGGGTGCTCACTCGTTTACCTCCTATGATATTTTCAATGCATATGTATTCGTCCTCTGAACAAGACCGCTGGGTCGAGGTTAACAACAGACGACTTCACGAAGGAGATATGATCGACAATAAGGTGCGTATCGAACACATAGAGCAGCAAAACGTCATCCTGAATTTCCAAGGGCAAACATTTAGTATGTCAGCTCTTAGCGAGTGGTAA
- a CDS encoding ATP-binding protein, with amino-acid sequence MFIFIYMTFSSGFNNYVEQEEKKHVASVKQQLTELYVELGSWQPITQNTQLWRSIVEPENAPGVPNANKQTSNSQPKQPTDSASPSLLWINLPAGALKTGQRISLYDQNKTVVMGREYLHDNPSVEPILLRGKIIGWIGLVPSLLVQSSPAKAFLSAQFQNYFMITSFIVLLAFVMAIAVSRHLIKPIKKILAGTSELIKGNFTSRITVLSKDELGTLSNHYNELALTLGKNQRSRFQWVSDTSHELRTPLTVLRSHLLAVQDGVFVADESRIRLLLKQVDKLNCIVDDLAQLAHSDTANLTYKDSDVDLVSTFTQTLENYAVRFEQRGITVDSHDLNNAGKFIISGDKERLQQVFINLLENTCRYTHQGGQLNVKVGTLDRKVVLTLQDSTPGVSPSDKQRLFERFYRVEKSRNRDFGGSGLGLALCEQIVEAHDGHITLHDSPLGGLEVKITFPLIGR; translated from the coding sequence ATGTTTATATTTATATACATGACCTTTTCGTCAGGATTCAATAATTATGTTGAGCAGGAAGAGAAAAAGCACGTAGCGAGTGTTAAACAGCAATTAACAGAACTTTATGTTGAATTAGGTAGTTGGCAACCCATTACTCAAAACACACAATTGTGGCGCTCAATTGTTGAACCTGAAAATGCACCTGGGGTACCTAATGCCAATAAACAAACTAGCAATAGCCAGCCCAAACAACCTACCGATAGCGCAAGTCCGTCTCTTTTGTGGATAAACCTTCCCGCAGGGGCACTTAAAACAGGGCAGCGCATAAGCTTATATGATCAGAATAAAACAGTCGTAATGGGTAGAGAATATTTACATGACAACCCATCGGTTGAGCCCATTTTATTACGAGGAAAAATAATAGGTTGGATAGGTTTAGTACCTTCCCTATTGGTTCAAAGCAGTCCGGCAAAAGCGTTTTTAAGCGCCCAATTTCAGAATTACTTTATGATCACGTCATTCATTGTGTTACTGGCATTTGTTATGGCTATTGCTGTGTCTAGGCATCTCATTAAACCCATAAAGAAAATCCTCGCCGGAACAAGTGAGTTAATCAAAGGTAACTTTACCAGCAGAATAACTGTGCTAAGTAAAGACGAACTCGGCACCTTATCCAACCACTACAATGAGTTAGCGCTTACATTGGGAAAAAACCAGCGATCGCGCTTTCAATGGGTTTCAGACACATCCCACGAGCTAAGAACGCCGCTCACTGTATTACGCTCTCATTTATTGGCCGTTCAAGACGGTGTATTTGTGGCTGATGAGAGTCGTATTCGTTTGCTGCTCAAACAAGTAGACAAATTAAATTGCATAGTCGATGACCTCGCCCAACTAGCTCACAGTGATACAGCAAATTTGACATACAAGGACTCCGACGTTGATTTAGTCTCTACCTTTACGCAAACGCTAGAAAACTATGCTGTACGATTTGAGCAGCGTGGCATAACAGTTGATAGTCATGACTTAAATAACGCTGGCAAATTTATCATTAGTGGAGATAAAGAGCGCCTTCAGCAGGTATTTATCAATTTATTAGAAAATACCTGTAGATACACTCATCAAGGCGGACAGCTAAACGTAAAAGTGGGCACCCTAGACCGTAAGGTTGTGCTTACTTTACAAGACTCGACGCCAGGCGTTTCGCCAAGTGACAAGCAAAGGTTATTTGAACGTTTTTATCGAGTTGAAAAATCTCGTAACCGCGATTTTGGTGGTTCTGGTTTGGGGTTAGCGTTGTGTGAACAAATAGTAGAAGCACATGACGGACATATCACATTGCACGACTCACCACTTGGTGGGCTGGAAGTTAAGATAACGTTTCCACTTATAGGTCGATAA
- a CDS encoding XTP/dITP diphosphatase, with translation MSRKIVLATGNKGKVAELSQLLTPLNIHIVPQSEFNVSEVAETGTTFVENAIIKARHAAKETGLPAIADDSGLAVDALGGAPGVYSARYAGPNATDADNIDKLLLALQDVKTPLRQARFLCVLVYMRSENDPTPIICQGEWHGEITQQRSGDSGFGYDPVFWVDQQQCTSAQLSREQKNALSHRGQALAQLLTRLSKDLD, from the coding sequence TTGTCGCGCAAAATAGTTTTAGCCACGGGTAACAAAGGTAAAGTCGCCGAGTTAAGTCAATTGCTTACTCCGCTAAACATTCATATCGTTCCACAAAGTGAATTTAACGTTTCTGAAGTAGCCGAAACGGGTACCACATTTGTTGAAAATGCCATAATTAAAGCGCGTCATGCGGCTAAAGAAACAGGCTTACCCGCTATTGCTGATGATTCAGGTTTAGCCGTTGACGCATTAGGCGGTGCGCCAGGCGTATACTCTGCTCGTTATGCAGGTCCAAATGCCACTGACGCAGATAACATAGATAAGTTGTTGCTCGCGCTACAAGATGTAAAAACGCCACTGCGCCAAGCCCGCTTTTTATGTGTATTGGTTTATATGCGCAGCGAAAACGATCCTACGCCTATAATCTGTCAAGGCGAATGGCACGGTGAAATAACACAACAAAGAAGCGGTGATAGCGGCTTTGGCTACGACCCAGTATTTTGGGTGGACCAGCAGCAATGTACTTCCGCACAACTTAGTCGTGAACAAAAAAATGCACTAAGTCATCGCGGCCAAGCACTTGCTCAGCTATTAACTAGGTTAAGTAAAGATCTTGATTAA
- a CDS encoding energy transducer TonB, with the protein MTFSAKLLLISSASLITGYATAINKPQTEAQIHPIAISEPSTVLLESAKLPEPIERVAPKYPVSMARKGAEGWVQLNFVVGTDGSVNDIVVVDSTGMQAFENAAVKAMKNWQYSPAFIDGKPIEQCHNKVQMDFRLDGGERGVRRNFKRKYESVRSALSSNDIALARELSENMKDKGLLNSIEFSFYSLLRADLAKAQNDEVSELKHVEHILSTDRKGEYLGSEAYSLLLNRMFVLQINQSQYLDALDTFQRVETQENNDKNIAMLKPYVTQILNVLKSDQVIAIPGKVKQDGDWWHALSRRAFSLRDVHGTLNTVELRCHNKSELYTATTDSTWNIPASWGRCSVRVVGDTDSQFTLLEIPTKSEQS; encoded by the coding sequence ATGACATTTTCAGCCAAATTACTCCTCATTAGTAGTGCAAGCTTAATCACTGGTTATGCGACTGCTATAAATAAGCCTCAAACGGAAGCGCAGATCCATCCCATCGCAATCAGCGAACCCAGTACAGTGCTTTTAGAGTCCGCTAAGCTCCCTGAGCCTATTGAACGCGTAGCACCTAAATATCCAGTGAGCATGGCACGAAAGGGCGCTGAGGGTTGGGTGCAACTGAATTTTGTGGTGGGTACTGACGGCAGCGTCAACGATATCGTTGTGGTTGATTCAACTGGTATGCAAGCCTTTGAAAACGCGGCGGTAAAAGCAATGAAAAACTGGCAATACAGCCCAGCATTTATTGATGGCAAGCCAATTGAGCAATGCCACAACAAAGTACAAATGGACTTTCGGTTAGATGGGGGAGAAAGAGGGGTTAGGCGAAATTTTAAACGTAAATATGAGAGTGTGCGTTCCGCGCTAAGCAGCAATGATATTGCTTTAGCGCGTGAGTTGAGTGAAAACATGAAGGACAAAGGCTTGCTCAATAGCATAGAGTTTAGCTTTTATTCTTTGCTACGTGCTGACTTGGCAAAAGCACAAAACGATGAAGTTTCAGAGCTTAAGCACGTTGAACATATCTTAAGTACCGACAGAAAAGGTGAGTACTTAGGCAGCGAAGCGTATAGCTTGTTGTTAAACCGTATGTTTGTGCTGCAAATAAATCAGTCGCAATACCTGGACGCCTTGGATACGTTTCAGCGCGTGGAGACGCAAGAAAATAACGACAAAAACATCGCCATGCTCAAACCTTATGTGACCCAAATACTCAATGTGCTTAAGAGCGACCAAGTAATAGCCATTCCAGGAAAAGTCAAACAAGACGGTGATTGGTGGCACGCTCTAAGCCGGCGCGCCTTTAGTTTACGTGACGTGCACGGCACCCTAAATACAGTGGAACTTCGTTGCCACAATAAAAGCGAGCTATACACCGCCACCACAGACAGCACATGGAATATACCCGCCAGTTGGGGCCGTTGCAGCGTAAGAGTGGTAGGAGATACCGACAGCCAATTCACCTTGCTAGAAATTCCCACTAAGAGTGAGCAAAGTTGA
- a CDS encoding ExeA family protein: MYLNYFGLSDNPFSIAPNPAYLYMSPRHKEALAHLTFGLRESGGFVMLTGEVGTGKTTVSRKLMQQLPDNTQVAMVLNPTLSAIELLATICDELGIEYLYERASLKYFTDLILNKLATNHNSGLNTILIVDEAQHLLPEVLEQLRLLTNLETNREKLLKVVLIGQPELQLLLKRNELRQLAQRITARYHLLPLTSGEVKAYISHRLSVANGDSSIFSPGALGAVYQVTGGIPRVINLLCDRALTLTFTKQSPVVHTHIFYAAAEQILGADVVAQRRGKQRRLILALLFVVALGVGFFGGRWFG, from the coding sequence ATGTATCTCAATTATTTCGGACTCTCAGATAATCCGTTTTCCATCGCGCCCAATCCCGCGTACCTATACATGAGCCCCAGACATAAAGAAGCCTTAGCGCACTTAACGTTTGGTTTGCGTGAAAGCGGCGGTTTTGTGATGCTAACTGGGGAAGTGGGTACGGGTAAAACCACTGTATCGCGGAAATTAATGCAGCAACTACCTGATAATACGCAAGTAGCCATGGTACTTAATCCGACATTATCGGCCATAGAGCTACTTGCCACCATTTGCGATGAACTAGGAATCGAATACCTTTATGAGAGGGCGAGTCTTAAATATTTTACTGATTTGATCCTTAATAAATTAGCGACCAATCATAACAGCGGCTTAAATACGATTTTGATTGTAGATGAGGCTCAGCATCTGTTACCTGAAGTGCTTGAGCAATTGCGTTTACTAACAAATCTCGAAACAAATCGAGAAAAGTTGTTGAAGGTGGTGTTGATAGGCCAGCCTGAATTACAACTGCTACTTAAACGCAATGAATTGCGTCAGTTGGCTCAGCGGATCACGGCTCGTTATCATCTGTTACCGCTCACCTCAGGCGAAGTGAAAGCCTATATTAGTCATCGCTTGAGCGTGGCAAATGGCGACAGTAGTATTTTTAGCCCCGGCGCGTTAGGTGCGGTGTATCAAGTGACGGGAGGTATACCCAGAGTTATTAATTTATTGTGCGATCGCGCGCTAACCTTGACGTTTACTAAGCAATCCCCCGTGGTACACACCCATATTTTTTATGCCGCAGCTGAGCAGATTTTAGGCGCTGATGTGGTCGCGCAGCGCAGGGGGAAGCAACGACGCTTAATATTAGCGCTCTTGTTTGTCGTCGCCTTGGGTGTAGGTTTTTTCGGAGGCAGATGGTTTGGATAA